The Flammeovirga yaeyamensis genome segment TCTTCTTCCTCTTCTTCAGGAGGAGGGTTATACACCAAAGTAGTTACTGTATTGGTCACAATTGGTTTATTGAAATCAAAATAGATATAAGCTGTATTTTGAATACTATCGCCCTCCACCAATGTTGTTTTAGGTGATACTTGATAGTTGATATAGCCGTGACTATTCGGTTCATCGACAATACTATCTGGAAGAAGGATATTTTCGAAAGTGAAGACTACTACATTGGAGTCGTACCATACGGCTTCATAATCGTGAGAGACACTTAACACTTCAAACGTTTCTAAGTCCAGGTTATCTGATAAAGTATCGAGAATATACACATTGAATGCGGTATCCGTTCCTGTATTTTGGAACCTGATCAAATAGTCGAGTGGAATACCGGCTTCTACTTCTTCTGTGGTGATACTGTCTCTAGCTTGTTTATCGTTAGGGTCGTAGGATCCTGTAACAATAAATTCAACAGACTCAGTATTGTTCTCTGCATTATCATCTTCAATTCCATCAATTTCCACTTCTGCTATCATTTCCACTTCTTCTCCGAAAGCATCTAATGAAGTCCTTCCCCAAAGATCAATTTTATACATTTCACCTACATTCATTTTATTAATGGTGTAGGTAATTGTTTCTCCGCTTACAGAAAAATCTGATAGGGAATCGGCGAGCTCAAAGGCAGGGATAGTAAAAGTGACTTCAATATTTTCCACTTGTTCCGTACCGTGGTTGAGCACCTCGACAACATAACGCATATAAAAGCCAGGTCGAGCACGGGTGAAATAAGGGATTCTAACATATAAGTCATTGACTTCTTTGTTGGATTGAAGAGGGATGTTTTGAACAATTTTATCAGAATAATCTGATGTAGCTACTTCGAAAGTTTGAGGTACAGCATCAAAATGTTCTGGAGTACTTACTGTTGCAGTAAATGATCCTGTATCGCTTAGAATCGCATAATAATAGCCATTTTCATCGGTGGTAAAGACTTGTTCGCCTGGATTAAAAGTAATTTCTAAACCTTCGAAATTGTTCTCGTCATCATCCTTCACTCCATCTTTATCATAATCGTAAAAAACGTTGCCATAGACTGTTGGGAAAGTCGGACAATCGTTTGGATTATTATCTGGAAGACAAACTTGATACTCGTCTAATGTAAAGAAGAAATTAGGACCCAATGCATTTAAATAGTCTACCATAGTTGTTGGTATATTAGAGATACATTGAACTCCAGTATTTCTATAATTTAAATCTCTAATCGAATTAGGAAGCCTTGATAAACAATTCAGATTAGGGTTGTTCTGTACATTAAAATCGTGTAACTGATGTAAAAACGATACATCAATACTTGTCAAATCATTTTCCTGAAGTCGAATGGTCTCCAAGTTTTTATTGTGCGAAAAATCAATCTCAGTTAATTGGTTTCCATGTGCATCGAAATAGTATAAACTATCCATGCTAGAAAGATCCAAAGCTTTAATATCATTATCGCTTAAATACAAGGCGAACATCTGTTTTTGATCAGAAAGATCAACTCCTGTATAGTTGTTCTCCCATGCACGTAAACGAGTGAGGCTATCGCAGCCTGTTAGAATTAGAGTGTCCATTTCATTAAAATGACAATCGACTCTCTCCAAGCTTTTCATCCCTGTTAGATCGAGACTTTTAATTTCATTATAGCTACAACTTAATGTTTTGAGCTTGGGTAAGTGATTGACATCTATACTTTGAATAGCATTATGAGAAAAGTAAAGCTCTTCTAAACTTGGTAATGCATCAAAGGTATAATGACTTGGTAAATTGGTATAAGAAAACGTTAGACGCTTTAGACTTTCCTGTGTGGAAAGGTCCAATTCTGAGATGTCGGCCTTACTTAAATAAAGCTCTTCAAGCTTCGTCAGACCCGTTATGTCAAGACTTTTTAAACCGTTTGATCCAATGTTTAGCCTACTCAGATTTACGCAAGGAGAAGCATCAACGGTATCCAAGTCATTGTAAGCCATATCCAAGTGGAGTAGCTCAGTAAACATCGTTAAATCAATCGTCTCGAACTTATTGAATGTGATATTCAGAAATTTCAGTTTTTCCAAACCAGTGAAATCGAGTGTCCCCAAATTCAATTGCTCAATATCTAAAGTATCGAGATGCTCGAGATTTGTAACATTCACATCACTAAAGTTATTTACTGATGCATCTAGATAGACTAAGTTAGGCATCATGGTAAAATCCATAGGCACACCTTTAACATTTAAATGTAGGTTGTGTGAGATGTCTAGCCATTCTAGATTGATAAAACTTTCCAGCCCAGTAAAATCATAGATATCCTTCTGAAAAAGTTTTAGACGAGTGACAGCCTCCGCTTCGGATACTTGAATGATACTGTCGTTGTTCGTATCATACCCTTTTTTAATTAATTCATTTAAGAATTTTTCGTCTGGAATGTTTACATCTTGTGCATAGACAAGAGGGGTTAGTAGTACTAACCATAATAGCAAAAGAGAAATTTTCATAATAGTAGTTGAAAAAAAATAATTGTAAGTAGCAATAAAAAAATTAAATCAATGAAAGTAATATTGTCGTATATTCAGTCAAAAACAAAGCCATAAAAGACTTTTAGATTGATAGAAGAATACATTAAAGTTGTACTTAACAATTGTAAACGAATAAATGGGTAGAATGTTCTGTATATTGTTATGCAAGCAGACTATTTGATGCTGATTTTACCATTTACCCAATCCGGTAAATAAAAATTCATGCCTGTTTTTTCTTCAATATCAACTAATTTATTTCTTAACTCAACACTTCTTAGACCTAATGTTTGACGCAGTTTATTTGTCTGATCGAGTGTCGATTTTTTCGGGGAATTTAGAAAACCATAACCAACAGCACTACCACTCGAAGTAACAGTAAGGTACCAATCTTCCATAAGTGCGATTTCATAAGGAGAGATTTCTCCTCTATCCAATGCTTGAAAAAGTTGTGGTTTTAATGACTTGAATAAGGTGTCTTTTTGGTTATACTCTTTCGACATAGAGTTATGGTGACTTACAATTGTGGACATCCAATAATTGTTTCCAATCAGTTTTTCACCAGGATAGCCTTCTTTCTCCAACATTTTCCGAAGCACCTTCATTTGTGTTTCACTATGTGGTACAAACTTATTTTTGATATATTTCTCCTGTGCTTTATTACCTAATTTAATAAATGCTCCAAATGCCTTCTTTTGATCTTTTTTAAACATTTGATGTACTTCTTCTCTCATCGCAAGATTTAATTTATTGGAGTAATTACTTCTTAAAACATCATATTCTTTCATTAATTCACTCCATCGATCATCGGATTGTAGCACCTTTAAATAAATATTCTTTTTTAGACTTTTTTTACTCCAACCATTTGATATTGCATTTTTTATGAAAACAAAAGCAAGTTCCTTTTTGTTACACTTAAGTGCCACCTGAGAAGCCACTTTATAATCTCGAAGAAATACAAATTTATAATCATCAAATAATTTGATGTAAACTTGTAGTGACTCATCGAATCGTTCTGTACTAATTAAATTTTCAGCCAAATCGATTCTTTGATGATATTCGATGTAACTATTGTTTTGAATTGCTGTATTACCCCAAAAAGAAAAGAAAATGAGGACTAAAAATAGAGACCTGAACATGATCGGAAGATTTTATTAAAAAGCAACAAGTAGATTCTTCTATCATAGTCACTTATATCAAACAGTTGGTTTAAAAACATAAGAAGAAATATATAAAATCATATTCTGATGAATTAATATTAGATTACTTACATGAGGTGTTTATATGTTTCAAATTGAGGTTTTATTTATTACATTAATTGAATGATATGAAATGTAAACCAGCTACTTATATCTACCGCTAGTAAATATCTTAAACATCAAACGCTTTCTTTTATAGATATTCGAAAGCGTAAATTAACTATTTCTGTATGCCTTTAAACAATTCAATTAACATCAAAGAGGAGTCTTTTGATCAAATTATTGAGGAAAAAGATCAAATCCTTTCCCTGATTTACGACACTGTTGGTGATGTTATTTTTGCCTTAAATGTAATTGAAAATCAAGACTTTGTTTTTAGCTCTGTCAACAAAACTTTTTTAAATGCCACTGGTCTAAAAAGAGAGCAAGTAATTGGACAAAATGTGAAAAATGTAATTCCAGAACCCTCTTTATCTATCGTTTTAGGACACTATGAGACAGCTATAAAAACTAAATCGACGGTGAGTTGGGAGGAAATTACACCTTACCCAACAGGTCTTAAAATAGGAGAGGTAAGGATTGCACCTGTCTTTGACCAGAACGGTAATTGCAAAATGATTATCGGTAGTGTTCATGATATTACCGAAAGTAGAATGTATGCTAAGAAATTAGAGGAATCTATGGAAAAGATTGCCCAGAAAAACTACGATTTAGAGCAATTGGGTTACATCACTTCTCATGATCTTAAAGAGCCACTGAATACCATTCAGAGTTTTTCTATGTTACTGAAGGAGGAACTTCATAACAAGGAAGAGATGGAAAATTCTCTCAAGTTTATAGACTATATTAACTCTGCAACAGAAAGGATGCAAGTTCTCTTAAAAGGGATGTTGGATTATAACATTATTGGAGAAAAATTGGAAGTTAAAGAAACCAATATACAATCTATCGTCAATAATGTGTTAGATGATTTAGCAGGAGCAATAATGAAAATTAATGCTCAGGTAAAAGTTGATGAACTTCCAACAATTAATGTTTACGAAACACAAATACGTACCTTATTTCAAAATCTAATAAGTAATGCCATTAAATACCGAAGACAAGATGTGGATGTAAACATCGAAATCAAATGTGAGCAGAAAGGCAATCAATGGTACTTTGAGGTGAATGATAATGGTATTGGTATAAATGAGGAATATTTTGACCGTGTATTTCATGTTTTTCAAAGACTTCATAAAAAAGAAGAGTTTGAAGGTGCCGGAATTGGTTTATCTATCTGTAAAAAAGTAACCGAATTACACGAAGGTCAGATTTGGGTAGAAAATAATTCGCCCCATGGAACCAAATTTTGTTTTACCATAAGTAATGAATTAAAATGATGCTGGATTGTATTATGAGTATTGATGATGATGATGCAACAAACTTTTATAATCAAACCATTATAAAAAGGTTGAACATCATTAAGGATCACTTAGTGTACGATGATGCTGAAAAAGCATTAACGTATTTATCTCAACCATCTGAAGAGATTAAAGTCCCTGATTTAATTCTCTTGGATATAAATATGCCTAAAGTAAATGGATGGGATTTTCTAGATAAGTATGTGGCCAATGGTTTTGATAAGAAGTTTGATAAAACCAAAATTATTGTCATTACTACTTCCAATAACCCATCAGATTTGATGAAGGTCGAAAAATATGATTGTGTTGCTGGTTTAGAAAATAAGGTTATTGATCCTGAAAAAATCAAAAACCTCTTTTCTAATTATTTTGGTTATTCGTTTACCTAATAAGCATTTATTTATCTAAAGGGAGATATCTTTCTCGGATCACATTTAAATGATGTATCTGATGGGCTGCTATGGTTAATCCTATAGAAAATAAAGGCATTTCGTATTCAAAAAACTTACAATTGGTTTTTAAAATATCCTCATTAAAACTCTTGAATAAAAGAATACTTGATTGACGGACAATACGAAGTTCTTCTATTAAAACTTCTAGTGGAATTTCATTTGCATTAGAATTCTTCGCCATGATTTCCTGATCGTGTGCCTCTGGAGTGCTGCCTTCTGATCGAGCAAAAATAATCGCTCGGAAGCCCCAAATTCTCTCCCAATCAATCAAATGCTGAATAATTTGATGAAGCGTCCATTTGTCTTTTTCATAGGTTTTTAATCCTATTCTCTTTAATTGATCCACATCAATTTTATCAATTTCTTCCAAACTTAAACGAAGGGCTTCTTCAAGGCTGTTTCCTTCATTAAGCTGATATACATAGTCTAGAAATTCGGGGTTTTGTTTAGTATCAGATTTACTCATAGCAATTCGAAGTTAAATAATTGAAGAGGTAATTTATAAAAATTAATCTATCCTAAAAATCTTCACTACTTCTTGTGAAGTATAATTCATAAAAAAATAAAACCCTTATCATTCTCTAATTG includes the following:
- a CDS encoding DUF7619 domain-containing protein; its protein translation is MKISLLLLWLVLLTPLVYAQDVNIPDEKFLNELIKKGYDTNNDSIIQVSEAEAVTRLKLFQKDIYDFTGLESFINLEWLDISHNLHLNVKGVPMDFTMMPNLVYLDASVNNFSDVNVTNLEHLDTLDIEQLNLGTLDFTGLEKLKFLNITFNKFETIDLTMFTELLHLDMAYNDLDTVDASPCVNLSRLNIGSNGLKSLDITGLTKLEELYLSKADISELDLSTQESLKRLTFSYTNLPSHYTFDALPSLEELYFSHNAIQSIDVNHLPKLKTLSCSYNEIKSLDLTGMKSLERVDCHFNEMDTLILTGCDSLTRLRAWENNYTGVDLSDQKQMFALYLSDNDIKALDLSSMDSLYYFDAHGNQLTEIDFSHNKNLETIRLQENDLTSIDVSFLHQLHDFNVQNNPNLNCLSRLPNSIRDLNYRNTGVQCISNIPTTMVDYLNALGPNFFFTLDEYQVCLPDNNPNDCPTFPTVYGNVFYDYDKDGVKDDDENNFEGLEITFNPGEQVFTTDENGYYYAILSDTGSFTATVSTPEHFDAVPQTFEVATSDYSDKIVQNIPLQSNKEVNDLYVRIPYFTRARPGFYMRYVVEVLNHGTEQVENIEVTFTIPAFELADSLSDFSVSGETITYTINKMNVGEMYKIDLWGRTSLDAFGEEVEMIAEVEIDGIEDDNAENNTESVEFIVTGSYDPNDKQARDSITTEEVEAGIPLDYLIRFQNTGTDTAFNVYILDTLSDNLDLETFEVLSVSHDYEAVWYDSNVVVFTFENILLPDSIVDEPNSHGYINYQVSPKTTLVEGDSIQNTAYIYFDFNKPIVTNTVTTLVYNPPPEEEEEEEEDDDEIISSSVEEIDQGIVFYPNPIKGSKMVYFKSDQLVTLEISNYSGKLMLRKEKVSKSFSVKELPSGIYFLRYTSGDGNWGVRKLIVE
- a CDS encoding sensor histidine kinase, producing MPLNNSINIKEESFDQIIEEKDQILSLIYDTVGDVIFALNVIENQDFVFSSVNKTFLNATGLKREQVIGQNVKNVIPEPSLSIVLGHYETAIKTKSTVSWEEITPYPTGLKIGEVRIAPVFDQNGNCKMIIGSVHDITESRMYAKKLEESMEKIAQKNYDLEQLGYITSHDLKEPLNTIQSFSMLLKEELHNKEEMENSLKFIDYINSATERMQVLLKGMLDYNIIGEKLEVKETNIQSIVNNVLDDLAGAIMKINAQVKVDELPTINVYETQIRTLFQNLISNAIKYRRQDVDVNIEIKCEQKGNQWYFEVNDNGIGINEEYFDRVFHVFQRLHKKEEFEGAGIGLSICKKVTELHEGQIWVENNSPHGTKFCFTISNELK
- a CDS encoding response regulator; translation: MMLDCIMSIDDDDATNFYNQTIIKRLNIIKDHLVYDDAEKALTYLSQPSEEIKVPDLILLDINMPKVNGWDFLDKYVANGFDKKFDKTKIIVITTSNNPSDLMKVEKYDCVAGLENKVIDPEKIKNLFSNYFGYSFT
- a CDS encoding DinB family protein, which encodes MSKSDTKQNPEFLDYVYQLNEGNSLEEALRLSLEEIDKIDVDQLKRIGLKTYEKDKWTLHQIIQHLIDWERIWGFRAIIFARSEGSTPEAHDQEIMAKNSNANEIPLEVLIEELRIVRQSSILLFKSFNEDILKTNCKFFEYEMPLFSIGLTIAAHQIHHLNVIRERYLPLDK